gagtcaccagttaacctaacctgcatgtctttggactgtgggggaaaccggagcacccggaggaaacccacgcggacatggggagaacatgcaaactccgcacagaaaggccctcgccggccacggggctcgaacccaggaccttcttgctgtgaggcgacagcgctaaccactacaccaccgggccgccCCCCTCCCTCTGAATCATGGCttaattgcccttgagcaaggcacctatcccccaactgctcctcaggtgctgtagcatagctgcccactgttctgggtatgtgtgtgcgctccttgcatgcgtgtgttcactgcttcagatgggttaaacgctgaggaggaatttcactgtgcttgtgttcatgtgacaaataaaagcagcTGCTTCTTCTTCCCCCAGTGTCCATGTGGGATTCtacctgggttctctggtttcctaccAGTTTTCTAAAACATGCAGGTAGAAGGATTGGCTACACTAAATtactaaatatatatatacacacactaaatTATAAGTGTGCATGTAGTGAACTTTCTCGCAAAAACAAGAATGAGAGACCTACAGTTCTAAAACTGTATGCTACCATAAAATAACTCGGTTGTTAAGAAATAGTATGAGAATGAATACAataatgcttgaaagtttgtgaaccctttagaattttctgtatttctgcataaatatgacctaaaatatcagattttcacacaagtcctaaaactagataaagagaacccagttaaacaaatgagacaaaaatattatacttggtcatttatttattgagggaaattattaaatattacatatctgtgagtggcaaaagtatgtgaacctctaggattagcagttaatttgaaggtgaaattagtcaggtgttttcaatcaatgggatgacaatcaggtgtgagtgggcaccctgttttatttaaagaacagggatctatcaaagtctgatcttcacaacacgtttgtggaagtgtattatggcacgaacaaaggagattgctgaggacctcagaaaaagcgttgttgatgctcatcaggctggaaaaggttacaaaaccatctctaaagagtttgggctccaccaatccacagtcagacaaattgtgtacaaatggaggaaattcaagaccattgttaccctccccaggagtggtcgaccaacaaagatcactccaagagcaaggcgtgtaatagttggcaaggtcacaaaggaccccagggtaacttctaagcaactgaaggcctctctcacattggctaatgttcatgagtccaccatcaggagaacactgaacaataatggtgtgcatggcagggttgcaaggagaaagccactgctctccaaaaagaacattgctgcttgtctgcagtttgctaaagatcacatggacaagccagaaggctattggaaaaatgttttgtggatggatgagaccaaaatggaactttttggtttaaatgagaagtgttatatttggagaaaggaaaatactgcattccagcataagaaccttctcccatctgtgaaacatggtggtggtagtatcatggtttgggcctgttttgctgcatctgggccaggacagcttgccatcattaatggaacaatgaattctgaattataccagtgaattctaaaggaaaatgtcaggacatctgtccatgaactgaatctcgagagaaggtgggtcatgcagcaagaaaacgaccctaagcacacaagtcgttctaccaaagaatggttaaagaataataaagttaatgttttggaatggccaagtcaaagtcctgaccttaatccaatggaaatgttgtggaaggacctgaagcaagcagttgatgtgaggaaacccaccaacatcccagagttgaagctgttctgtacggacgaatgggctaaaattcctccaagccggtgtgcaggactgatcaacagttaccggaaacgtttagttgcagttattgctgcacaagggggtcacaccagatactgaaagcaaaggttcacatacttttgccactcacagatatgtaatattggatcattttcctcaataaataaatgaccaagtataatatgtttgtctgatttgtttaactgggttctctttatctacttttaagacttgtgtgaaaatctgatgatgttttgggtcatatttatgcagaaatatagaaaattctaaggggttcacaaactttcaagcaccactgtagataagaTGGATACATTTCTGGATAGAACTAGTGTTAAAAATGGGATGAATGGAGACTTGGGTGTTGCTTTAcaataccgttcaaaagtttggggtcacccagagaattttgtgttttccatgaaaagtcacacttttatttaccaccataagttgtaaaacgaatagaaaatatagtcaagacatttttctggccattttgagcatttaatcgaccccacaaatgtgatgctccagaaactcaatctgctcacaggaaggtcagttttatagcttctctaaagagctcaactgttttcagttgtgctaacatgattgtacaagggttttctaatcatccattagccgtctgaggcaatgagcaaacacattgtaccattagaacactggagtgatagttgctggaaatgggcctctatacacctatggagatattgcaccaaaaaccagacatttgcagctagaatagtcatttaccacattagcaatgtatagagtggatttctgattagtttaaagtgatcttcattgaaaagaacagtgcttttctttcaaaaataaggacatttcaaagtgaccccaaacttttgaaccgtaGTGTGTGTAAAAGTGTAAGAGATGATGCAGGGTGTTGGGGAGGTCAGGAACTGATGACAGTACCAAGAAGCACCATCTCTACTCTTTCATCCAGTGTTCATAGCAATTTCACCTGTCAGGGGAAAATATCTATAAAAATGAGTGTAAAAATAATTGATACAAAACCACATACATGTAGTTTAACTCTCATTTGGCTCCGTTTGAAACATAAGGAGCTCCATTCTACAAGAAAACTGCCTTGTCATCGCTTTGTACCTTGTGCTCATTTTACTGCGCATGCCCGTCCGCTGGCTTCTGATTGGACCTAAGTCACATGTATATTTCACGAATTTTGATTGGAGAAGAAGTAACAGTCGTTTCCATAATGCGACGCCGTCTCCATGGTATTCCAATATGGCGGCCCACGGTAAGACGCTTGTAAAGAATTAAATCATTACCTGTAACTGATGTGTTTTGCTAACAAAATTATACAAGGCTGTTGCTTGTATTTACTTTTATTGTGGATGTCAAGTAaaacacagatggtggtggtttgTTTTTGTTAAGATATGGTGTTGTTCTTGATATTAAAATAACTTGGTTATCTGTGTAGTTATCGTTGTACTTAGTTTTGCTCAAGTAATTATAGAGCTtttatcctttaaaaaaaaataaaataaaggtatATGCTTTACCCCAGGCAACTGTTGTATGTGTGGATTGTGAAATTTGTTCAATGATTTTATCATCCCCAATTTAACAGGTTATGGGCTGCAAACTAACCATCTGCATAACCTCAGTTGTTTATTCATGTCTCTAATTTCAGCATATGCACCATTAGTTAATGTGAAGCAAGATTataaccatcttttttttttttccttttgtaggACGGCACCCCATTGTATCCTTTCAATACAATATTAACTCCGGCTCCCCTTTCTGTACTTTAATCTTTCATTATGTTAACGTCTAGAGTGTTTTAGCAAAATCCCCATTTTGATATTAACCTTCTTAACAAAATGTCAGTTGTCCTCCATGCCCCTGCAGGTCCTGTTTTATTTGAATGTCTGGTATTTTGCTGCCTTCTTTATAGCTGAAATTCTAATGTTTATCTATAAAGGTAAATGATCATGATTTCACCTTTTGCACATTTCCTATTTCTGAATTTTGAATGTGAAATGAACTAGACACTCAGTTTGGCAGTTTATTAGGTACACTTATCTTGTATGCTCACTTATTTGCTCTTATTATACTCACCAccaaccccacccacccccacggcacggtggtgtagtggttagcactgtcgcctcacagcaagaaggtccgggttcgagccccgtggccagcgagggcctttctgtgtggagtttgcatgttctccccgtgtccgcgtgggattcctccgggtgctccggtttcccccacagatatGCCAGTGGCATATCTACAAGATAGTAATCCCTAATAAACTGGAAACTAAgtgtatgtacagtaccagtcaaaaatttggacacaccgattcattcataggtttttctgtattttgactactttctacattgta
The Neoarius graeffei isolate fNeoGra1 chromosome 8, fNeoGra1.pri, whole genome shotgun sequence genome window above contains:
- the tmem216 gene encoding transmembrane protein 216 isoform X2, giving the protein MPVRWLLIGPKSHVYFTNFDWRRSNSRFHNATPSPWYSNMAAHGRHPILSSMPLQVLFYLNVWYFAAFFIAEILMFIYKGWKGNLCESTLILIVSVGVLVPCTVISVYYLLLQTFILRLEFILNAILLCFYTLELVLALITIAAFSRASVY